Proteins co-encoded in one Fusarium fujikuroi IMI 58289 draft genome, chromosome FFUJ_chr06 genomic window:
- a CDS encoding probable MUS-38 protein, involved in nucleotide excision repair, whose amino-acid sequence MSASNAPQPVKLSLPLEYQQTLFQELRAEDELVIIARGLGLMRLVNNLLHSYDAGGNNLIVIVAADERENGWIGEALAEHAAISMSPKARGLTVVNTDFQSVGAREKMYSGGGIFSITSRILVVDLLTGLLNPESITGLVVLHADRVVATSLEAFILRVYRQKNKIGFLKAFSDNPDPFTAGFSPLATMMRNLFLRKASLWPRFHVTVAQSLEGKKKAEVIELEVPMTDSMREIQNAIMECVEVSIHELKKGNSGLEMDDWNLDSALLKNFDIMVRRQLDPNWHRVSWKTKQIVNDLTVLRAMLNSILAYDAVSFLQHLDTIHAAHSPPPGSTRQTQSPWLFLDAAQTIFDTARRRVYSASAKDAAREDNIDSLRPVLEELPKWALLAEVLEEIDRDLYFEPPVRDDSNGTILIMCSNTDTCRQLRDFLQTMHVKPKTEKRSNEDDEDQDKPSAAFMMRRRLRNYLRWKRQFAQVSATLFSENQKALNGATDTRPGLAGSRGGKAPANKRRRVRGGGNAGVSMGRAENGSIMQYIEKPGEVADLMAEVQITEEEAQQKEDVVADPLDNMEEYFKLYDMQDLVVIHAYDGDQDEHVLEETKPRYIIMYEPDAAFIRRVEVYRSSHNDRNVRVYFMYYGGSVEEQKYLSSVRREKDAFTKLIKERASMSLVMTVDPAEDPEDAFLRTVNTRIAGGGRLAATAEPPRVVVDVREFRSSLPSLLHGRSMVIVPCMLTVGDYILSPNICVERKSISDLISSFKDGRLYSQAETMFQYYKSVMLLIEFDQNKSFTLEPFADLSGSLNSVAPTNMSSDLQSKLVLLTLAFPKLRIIWSSSPYQTAEIFESLKTQEEEPDPIAAVRAGLDKDTRAEEQAFNQEPQDMLAIVPGVTPQNIKNLVLKTESIREVANMTIQELAPLVGTTAGRQIHGFFNRNVMEEDD is encoded by the exons ATGTCTGCAAGCAATGCTCCCCAGCCAGTGAAGCTTTCACTCCCACTC GAATACCAACAGACTCTGTTCCAGGAGCTTCGTGCTGAAGATGAGCTTGTCATTATCGCACGCGGCCTGGGGCTGATGCGCCTTGTCAACAATCTCCTCCATTCGTATGACGCCGGCGGAAACAATTTAATTGTCATAGTCGCCGCTGATGAACGAGAAAATGGCTGGATTGGAGAAGCATTGGCCGAACATGCAGCCATCAGCATGTCCCCGAAAGCGCGTGGCCTGACAGTCGTGAACACAGACTTTCAAAGCGTCGGCGCAAGGGAAAAGATGTACTCTGGAGGCGGGATCTTCAGCATCACATCGCGTATTCTAGTGGTCGACCTTCTCACAGGTTTGCTGAATCCTGAATCAATTACAGGGCTTGTTGTTCTTCATGCCGATCGCGTTGTCGCAACATCTCTCGAGGCCTTCATCTTAAGAGTTTACCGTCAAAAGAACAAGATTGGGTTTTTGAAGGCCTTTTCTGACAACCCCGATCCCTTCACCGCTGGCTTCTCACCCTTGGCTACCATGATGAGGAATCTCTTTCTGCGTAAAGCCTCGCTTTGGCCTCGATTTCACGTCACAGTCGCGCAATCTCtggaaggaaagaagaaggccgaagTTATCGAACTCGAGGTCCCTATGACAGACTCGATGCGTGAGATTCAAAACGCCATAATGGAATGCGTTGAAGTCAGTATTCACGAGCTCAAGAAAGGTAACAGTGGCCTGGAAATGGACGATTGGAACCTCGACAgcgctcttctcaagaacttTGACATCATGGTTCGAAGACAGTTGGATCCCAACTGGCACCGCGTGAGCTGGAAGACGAAGCAGATTGTGAATGACTTGACTGTTCTCAGAGCCATGCTCAACTCTATTCTGGCATATGATGCTGTTTCGTTCCTTCAGCATTTGGATACCATTCATGCCGCTCACTCCCCGCCTCCAGGATCGACCAGGCAAACCCAATCACCCTGGCTTTTCCTCGATGCTGCTCAGACTATTTTTGATACGGCAAGACGAAGAGTATATTCCGCTAGTGCCAAAGATGCGGCCCGGGAAGATAACATCGACTCTCTAAGGCCTGTTCTCGAAGAGCTACCCAAATGGGCGCTTTTGGCTGAGGTCCTGGAGGAAATTGATCGCGATCTGTACTTTGAGCCTCCAGTTCGAGACGACTCCAATGGCACCATCCTGATCATGTGCTCAAATACCGATACTTGCAGGCAGTTGCGAGACTTCTTACAAACAATGCACGTCAAGCCCAAGACGGAGAAACGATCaaatgaggacgatgaagatcaaGACAAGCCCTCTGCAGCTTTCATGATGCGAAGGCGGTTGAGGAACTACTTAAGATGGAAGAGACAATTTGCTCAGGTCAGCGCCACTCTCTTTTCCGAAAACCAGAAGGCCCTGAATGGAGCCACGGACACTCGCCCAGGTTTGGCAGGATCAAGAGGTGGAAAGGCTCCTGCAAACAAGCGACGACGGGTGCGCGGCGGAGGAAATGCCGGCGTAAGCATGGGTCGTGCTGAGAATGGCAGTATCATGCAGTACATTGAGAAACCGGGAGAAGTTGCCGATCTCATGGCAGAGGTGCAGAttacagaagaggaagcacAGCAGAAAGAAGACGTTGTGGCAGATCCCCTCGACAATATGGAGGAATACTTCAAATTATATGATATGCAAGACCTAGTCGTCATCCACGCATATGATGGAGATCAGGACGAGCATGTCCTTGAAGAAACCAAACCACGATACATAATTATGTACGAGCCGGACGCCGCCTTTATCCGTCGAGTTGAAGTGTACCGATCATCGCATAACGACAGGAACGTTAGAGTATACTTTATGTACTATGGTGGCTCAGTGGAGGAGCAAAAATACCTGTCATCTGTTCGACGAGAAAAAGATGCATTTACGAAACTCATCAAGGAGAGGGCAAGCATGTCCCTTGTCATGACCGTGGACCCAGCTGAGGATCCTGAAGATGCTTTTCTCCGCACCGTCAACACACGTATTGCTGGTGGTGGAAGGCTTGCGGCAACAGCTGAGCCGCCACGTGTTGTGGTAGACGTACGGGAATTCCGGTCCTCTCTGCCATCTCTTCTCCACGGCCGCTCTATGGTCATTGTGCCATGCATGCTCACAGTTGGTGATTACATCCTATCACCAAATATCTGTGTAGAACGGAAATCTATCAGTGATTTGATCTCGTCATTCAAGGATGGCCGACTCTACAGTCAAGCCGAGACTATGTTTCAGTACTATAAAAGCGTGATGCTGCTCATCGAGTTTGACCAGAACAAGTCCTTCACTCTGGAGCCATTTGCCGATTTATCTGGAAGCTTGAACAGTGTCGCTCCGACCAACATGTCATCCGACCTCCAATCCAAGTTAGTATTACTGACTTTAGCGTTTCCAAAGTTACGCATCATCTGGTCTTCGTCCCCGTACCAGACGGCCGAGATCTTTGAATCCCTAAAGACtcaggaggaagagccagATCCGATAGCCGCTGTCAGGGCTGGCTTGGATAAGGATACAAGGGCCGAAGAGCAAGCCTTTAACCAGGAGCCCCAGGATATGCTCGCCATAGTGCCGGGCGTGACTCCACAAAACATCAAGAATCTGGTGCTCAAGACTGAGAGTATTCGTGAAGTTGCCAACATGACGATCCAAGAACTGGCACCTTTGGTCGGCACAACGGCTGGACGACAGATTCATGGATTTTTCAACCGCAATGTCATGGAAGAGGACGATTAA
- a CDS encoding related to component of actin cortical patches LAS17, whose protein sequence is MPSILNDDDKDTVKRFIPKQSNKIQAVAVARLYVAYPNRSKWTYTGLQGAVALVNDLVGNTYWIKMVDISPSNRGVIWDQEIFDTWNYNQDRTFFHTFELEECLAGLSFVDEKEAKQFKKKMDEREKNASRATKSTPFGGGAQPAHKHGLLGGLFGHRHSTHISSQHTAPTPPKSPRMPHNSIQHHVVNSTPNLNGSKPSEFALLDAFDPLWREHFGADLQDKGLTDDFIKENQEFIVDFLREEQQKANQPHSTPPPPLPPAAKAPSPTPTANGNEGRGSRAPPPPPPPGGRPQSDGPPAPPAPRKGGPPPPPAPRRSGKAESPAKDAAPERAPSPPRPKFGVPPPLADAGKFARQDPPRAVPATPTPGPPPPPRPAKTPIETQKNESHRFGVPPPFPGSRVPPPTPSRGPVPPPPPPRPADNHPVPAALPPPLPPKVPASSAPPLPPPSSRPVPPPPAANNHPPPPPPLPVTSAPPPPPLPPTSTNGAPPPPPPPPPPPGGPGAPPPPPPPMPPGTGAPPPPPLPPVAAGGDPSRSAMLEGIQRAGGINSLKKVDRSQIRDRSGVQVGSGGDSGGANAAPAAAGAPGGGGGMADALAAALQKRKEKVSKSDDESDNDDW, encoded by the exons ATGCCATCTATTCTTAACGACGATGATAAGGATACCGTGAAGCGGTTCATCCCCAAGCAATCCAACAAGATTCAGGCCGTTGCTGTTGCCAGACTCTACGTAGCATATCCCAATCGCTCAAAATGGACATACACCGGACTACAGGGAGCCGTTGCGCTCGTCAACGATCTTGTTGGAAATACATACTGGATCAAGATGGTGGATATTTCG CCCTCCAATCGAGGAGTTATCTGGGACCAGGAGATTTTCGATACGTGGAACTACAACCAAGACCGGACCTTTTTTCATACCTTCGAACTTGAAGAATGCCTGGCTGGTCTGAGCTTTGTCGACGAAAAGGAGGCCAAAcagttcaagaagaagatggatgagCGAGAGAAGAATGCAAGCCGAGCTACAAAGTCGACACCCTTCGGTGGAGGTGCCCAGCCAGCCCATAAGCATGGCCTGTTGGGAGGGCTATTCGGACATCGCCATTCGACTCATATCAGCTCTCAGCACACAGCTCCGACCCCTCCGAAGTCTCCCCGGATGCCACATAACTCCATCCAGCATCATGTTGTCAACTCAACGCCCAATCTCAATGGCTCAAAACCTTCTGAATTCGCACTTTTAGATGCGTTTGATCCTCTGTGGCGCGAGCACTTTGGTGCAGATCTTCAAGACAAGGGTTTGACGGAcgacttcatcaaagaaAACCAAGAGTTTATTGTCGACTTCTTgagagaagaacaacagAAGGCCAATCAGCCTCATTCGACACCGCCACcacctcttcctccagcAGCGAAAGCACCCTCTCCAACGCCAACCGCGAACGGCAATGAAGGAAGAGGCTCTCGAGCGCCTCCGCCGCCACCGCCGCCCGGTGGTCGACCTCAGTCAGACGGTCCTCCAGCTCCCCCTGCTCCGAGAAAAGGCGGCCCCCCACCTCCTCCAGCCCCGAGACGGTCGGGCAAAGCCGAATCTCCGGCGAAGGATGCTGCGCCTGAACGAGCGCCGTCACCTCCTCGACCCAAGTTTGGTGTCCCTCCTCCATTGGCCGACGCTGGCAAATTCGCACGTCAAGATCCTCCAAGGGCTGTTCCAGCAACGCCCACTCCTGgacctccccctcctccgcGACCGGCCAAGACTCCCATAGAAACACAGAAGAACGAGAGTCACAGATTCGGAGTTCCTCCTCCCTTTCCTGGTTCAAGAGTACCCCCACCAACACCTAGCCGTGGGCCTGTTCCTccgccaccaccaccccGACCGGCCGATAACCACCCTGTGCCtgcagctcttcctcctcctctgcctccCAAAgtaccagcttcttcagctccacCACTGCCGCCTCCAAGCTCCCGGCCGGTTCCTCCCCCTCCAGCAGCCAACAatcaccctcctcctccacctccctTACCGGTGACAAGtgctcctccacctcctccgctaccaccaacatcaacaaatggtgcacctcctccacctcctccgccCCCTCCACCTCCTGGAGGCCCTGGTGCACCGCCGCCTCCTCCGCCCCCTATGCCGCCTGGAACTGGTGCACCTCCACcgcctcctctccctcctgTTGCTGCAGGAGGTGATCCTAGCCGATCAGCCATGCTGGAAGGCATTCAACGTGCTGGCGGAATCAACTCCCTCAAGAAGGTTGATCGCTCACAGATTCGCGACCGCAGTGGTGTTCAAGTTGGCAGTGGCGGCGATTCTGGCGGCGCGAATGCTGCACCTGCAGCAGCTGGTGCGCctggcggcggcggtggcaTGGCCGATGCCCTGGCTGCTGCTCTccagaagagaaaagaaaaggtcTCTAAGAGTG ATGACGAGAGTGACAACGATGACTGGTGA
- a CDS encoding probable eukaryotic translation initiation factor 1a has protein sequence MPKNKGKGGKNRRRGTKENDDQRRELTFKEDGQEYAQVVKMLGNGRLEALCFDGSKRLANIRGKMRKKVWINQGDIILLSLRDFQDNKGDVILKYTADEARTLKSYGELPENAKINETDSFGQGEDGEAYFEFGDADSDDESDDGAAGNKKEVDIDDI, from the exons ATGCCTAAGAACAAGGGAAAG GGTGGAAAGAACCGCAGACGTGGTACCAAGGAGAACGATGACCAGCGCCGAGAGCTCACCTTCAAGGAGGATGGCCAAGAGTATGCTCAGGTCGTGAAGATGCTTGGTAACGGTCGTCTCGAGGCTCTGTGCTTCGATGGAAGCAAGCGCCTCGCCAAC ATTCGCGGTAAAATGCGAAAGAAGGTCTGGATTAACCAGGGTGATATTATCCTCCTCTCTCTCCGTGACTTCCAGGACAACAAGGGCGACGTCATTCTCAAGTACACCGCCGACGAAGCTCGTACCCTCAAGTCTTACGGCGAGCTTCCTGAGAacgccaagatcaacgaAACCGACTCTTTTGGCCAGGGAGAGGATGGCGAGGCCTACTTCGAGTTCGGCGACGCTGATTCAGACGATGAGTCTGACGATGGCGCCGCTGgcaacaagaaggaggtcGACATTGACGACATTTAA
- a CDS encoding related to chitin biosynthesis protein CHS5 has protein sequence MLVSLTVGKVDAGVTVLLTPDKRLIEFPSILLPPNISSGSIVDINVSQNATKEAAADRAFRALQDSIYNSFGASEPTTPVLRCRNATQTSVVLEWDPIQLATADLISLSLYRNGQKAGNIPRPLQMHSTKISGLAVDTEYTFHLVLRTSAGTFISERVSVRTHKMTDLRGITITTGILPSAVKDSLTNAVERIGAKIVDGVRIDTTHFVTTEGRGQQWEKAVESNIPVVRPEWVEACEKSGRILGVTKFYLDAMKPGPPAEEASPPPPPEKGEKSLPVPPAHNGEQASPSEEKLDEKVKEKEEEDAQRNGGKQSSSGSSTESGEEEVEVEQKTKTSPQEEQKVRFEDKEEQKIALRPANNGESSKTEHDDKQEASDDDAEDESNAKTAPTPDGASFQEVEL, from the exons ATGCTCGTCTCTCTCACTGTCGGCAAGGTCGATGCCGGTGTTACTGTTCTTCTGACACCGGACAAGCGcttg ATCGAATTCCCATCTATCCTCCTCCCTCCCAACATCTCGTCAGGCAGCATCGTCGACATCAACGTTTCGCAGAACGCGACCAAAGAAGCTGCCGCCGATCGCGCATTCCGGGCCCTCCAAGACAGCATCTACAACTCATTTGGTGCCTCCGAGCCTACAACCCCAGTGCTAAGATGCCGCAATGCCACCCAAACATCGGTCGTTCTTGAGTGGGATCCTATTCAGCTTGCTACGGCCGACCTTATTTCTTTGAGTCTCTACCGAAATGGCCAAAAGGCTGGAAACATCCCTCGCCCATTACAGATGCACAGCACAAAGATTAGCGGCCTTGCTGTCGATACAGAGTATACCTTCCACCTGGTCTTGCGCACAAGCGCCGGCACCTTCATCAGTGAGCGCGTCTCTGTGAGGACACACAAAATGACGGACCTAAGAGGTATTACCATTACTACCGGTATTCTGCCTAGTGCCGTCAAGGACAGCTTGACAAATGCGGTCGAGCGCATCGGGGCCAAGATTGTTGATGGCGTCCGCATTGACACGACGCATTTTGTCACCACTGAGGGACGTGGGCAGCAATGGGAGAAAGCTGTCGAGAGCAACATTCCCGTCGTACGTCCCGAATGGGTTGAGGCTTGCGAGAAGAGCGGCCGCATCCTAGGTGTTACCAAATTCTATCTTGATGCTATGAAACCAGGCCCCCCAGCCGAGGAAGCCTCACCCCCACCACCTCCAGAGAAGGGGGAGAAGAGCCTGCCCGTGCCACCTGCTCACAACGGTGAGCAGGCATCTCCATCAGAGGAGAAGCTAgacgagaaggtcaaggagaaggaggaagaggacgcGCAAAGGAACGGCGGAAAGCAGAGCTCCAGCGGTAGTAGCACTGAAagcggagaagaagaagtcgaggtCGAGCAAAAGACGAAGACGTCACCTCAAGAGGAACAAAAGGTACGATTCGAGGATAaagaggagcagaagattGCCCTACGACCCGCCAATAATGGCGAATCAAGTAAAACCGAACATGATGATAAGCAAGAAGCgtcagatgatgatgcagagGATGAGTCAAACGCGAAGACCGCACCTACACCAGATGGAGCATCCTTCCAAGAAGTGGAGCTATAG
- a CDS encoding related to short chain dehydrogenase: protein MSKPWIFVCPSTRGIGYALTRHLLQKTSLPVLATARLQHDPETVKKSLLEGLPEKEGLTKRLSIVHADVTDEESLINAASRAAELFPPDKHHLRLACAIPGALKPEKNVNQIDAEASLAQFRINTMGPLLLIKHFDKFLPRRSSELEDSPKSDEVKMPPYSVWLSMAARVGSTSDNRAGGWFSYRASKAGVISLGKSYDIFLRGRSGDKAISIAYHPGTVKTDLSKGFWESTKEGKLFSPEFAVDRLVKVATGLPLEGRGKCMDWNNKEILP, encoded by the coding sequence ATGAGCAAGCCCTGGATCTTTGTATGCCCTTCGACCCGAGGAATTGGCTATGCTCTCACTCGACACCTCCTCCAGAAGACATCCTTGCCCGTCCTTGCAACAGCTCGTCTCCAACACGACCCAGAAACCGTAAAGAAATCACTTCTCGAAGGTCTCCCCGAGAAAGAAGGTCTCACCAAACGTCTGTCAATAGTTCACGCCGATGTCACAGACGAGGAGTCTCTCATTAATGCAGCTTCCAGGGCTGCTGAGCTGTTCCCCCCTGACAAGCATCACCTGCGGCTTGCGTGCGCGATTCCTGGAGCCCTCAAACCCGAGAAGAATGTTAACCAGATAGACGCAGAGGCTAGTTTGGCGCAGTTccgcatcaacaccatgggTCCTCTCCTCCTTATCAAACACTTCGACAAGTTTCTCCCTAGGCGGAGTTCTGAGCTCGAAGACAGCCCCAAGAGTGATGAGGTAAAGATGCCTCCCTATTCGGTGTGGCTCAGTATGGCAGCTCGGGTTGGCTCCACATCAGATAATAGGGCTGGGGGATGGTTCTCATATCGGGCGAGTAAGGCGGGAGTTATCAGCCTGGGCAAGAGTTACGACATATTTCTACGTGGGCGGAGTGGTGATAAGGCCATCTCCATTGCCTATCACCCTGGCACGGTCAAGACAGACCTGAGCAAGGGTTTCTGGGAGAGTACAAAGGAGGGCAAACTATTCAGCCCTGAATTCGCTGTCGACAGACTTGTAAAAGTCGCAACAGGCCTCCCCTTGGAAGGGCGAGGCAAGTGTATGGACTGGAACAACAAGGAGATCCTCCCATAA